The following proteins come from a genomic window of Syntrophales bacterium:
- a CDS encoding enoyl-CoA hydratase-related protein produces the protein MEYKDIIVTKDGAVATIAINRPEVLNAIRDNTMFEIQDALNGIEKDDAIRVVVLTGTGDKAFVAGGDISIMAKGAGYLDVIHGLPAGQQITWNIEHFQKPVIARINGIALGGGTELALCCDIRVAADTAIMGVPEINLGIIPGYGGTQRLARTCGVGMAKKLVLTGEHIKAEEAYRIGLVDMLVPKAELDDAVAKLAKRIASKSPIALAMGKEAINMGIQADLRTGLSIEARCFCMCFGSQDRVEGMNAFLEKRKPAFTGK, from the coding sequence ATGGAGTACAAAGACATCATTGTAACGAAGGACGGGGCCGTGGCGACGATCGCCATCAACCGGCCGGAAGTGCTCAACGCCATCCGGGACAACACCATGTTCGAGATCCAGGATGCGTTGAACGGAATCGAGAAGGACGACGCCATCCGAGTGGTTGTGCTTACCGGCACAGGCGACAAGGCCTTCGTCGCGGGAGGAGACATCTCCATCATGGCCAAGGGAGCCGGCTACCTGGACGTCATCCACGGCCTCCCGGCGGGGCAGCAGATCACCTGGAACATCGAACACTTCCAGAAACCCGTCATCGCCCGGATCAACGGCATCGCCCTGGGCGGAGGAACGGAGCTGGCCCTGTGCTGCGACATCCGCGTCGCCGCCGACACGGCCATCATGGGCGTTCCGGAGATCAACCTGGGCATCATCCCCGGCTACGGCGGAACCCAGCGCCTCGCCCGGACCTGCGGCGTGGGCATGGCCAAGAAGCTGGTCCTGACAGGCGAGCACATCAAGGCCGAGGAGGCCTACCGTATCGGCCTGGTGGACATGCTGGTCCCGAAGGCGGAACTGGACGACGCCGTGGCAAAGCTGGCGAAGCGCATTGCCTCCAAAAGCCCCATCGCCCTGGCCATGGGCAAGGAAGCCATCAATATGGGCATCCAGGCGGATCTTCGGACAGGACTTTCCATTGAGGCGCGCTGCTTCTGCATGTGTTTCGGGTCACAGGACCGCGTCGAGGGCATGAACGCCTTCCTGGAGAAGAGGAAGCCCGCCTTCACGGGCAAGTAA
- a CDS encoding thiolase family protein codes for MREVYIVDGVRTPIGRMGGALSGFRPEELAAFALKGLIEKTKIDPAIVEDVLIGHACTNNAAVNIGRWAVLKAGFPVTVTAQTVERQCGSALQTVNSAAMAILAGFGDTYIAGGCESWSNAPYLMERQKVPFSLAPNAFITKEVGPTPETNAPMGIVAEILAEEWGVSREEQDAFGLRSQTLAIKAIEAGYFKEEIVPVTIPQRKGDPVIFDRDEHPRATTLEKLASLKPVFKKGGTVTAGSSSGMNDGGVALLLMAKEKCESLGLKPLGRFVTCALAGVEPKYMGIGPAYAIPKALDRAGLKLADMDIVECNEAFASQTLAVMKELKKNGHAVDPEKWNPYGGAIAFGHPNGMSGGRLSLAVLHHLQRTGGRYGLATLCIGGGQGIATIFERL; via the coding sequence ATGAGAGAAGTATACATCGTCGACGGCGTCCGGACGCCCATCGGCCGGATGGGCGGCGCCCTCTCCGGGTTCCGCCCCGAGGAACTGGCCGCCTTCGCCCTCAAGGGGCTCATCGAAAAAACGAAGATCGACCCGGCCATCGTGGAGGACGTCCTCATCGGCCACGCCTGCACGAACAACGCCGCCGTCAACATCGGCCGCTGGGCGGTCCTGAAGGCGGGATTCCCCGTCACCGTAACAGCCCAGACGGTGGAGCGGCAGTGCGGCTCAGCCCTGCAGACCGTCAATTCCGCCGCCATGGCCATCCTGGCGGGCTTCGGCGACACCTACATCGCCGGCGGGTGTGAAAGCTGGAGCAACGCGCCGTACCTGATGGAGCGCCAGAAGGTCCCCTTCTCCCTGGCGCCCAACGCCTTCATCACCAAGGAAGTGGGCCCGACGCCGGAGACGAACGCCCCCATGGGAATCGTGGCGGAGATCCTGGCGGAGGAGTGGGGCGTCTCCCGGGAGGAGCAGGATGCATTCGGCCTGAGGAGCCAGACTCTGGCGATCAAGGCCATCGAGGCGGGGTATTTCAAGGAAGAGATCGTACCCGTCACGATCCCCCAGCGGAAGGGCGATCCCGTCATCTTCGACCGGGACGAGCATCCCCGGGCGACGACGCTGGAGAAGCTGGCATCGCTCAAGCCGGTCTTCAAGAAAGGCGGTACCGTCACCGCCGGGAGCTCCTCGGGCATGAACGACGGGGGCGTGGCCCTCCTTCTCATGGCTAAGGAAAAATGCGAATCCCTGGGGCTCAAGCCCCTGGGCCGCTTCGTTACCTGTGCCCTGGCCGGCGTGGAGCCCAAGTACATGGGGATCGGACCGGCCTATGCCATTCCGAAGGCCCTGGACCGGGCCGGCTTGAAACTGGCGGACATGGACATCGTGGAATGCAACGAGGCCTTCGCCTCCCAGACCCTGGCCGTGATGAAGGAGCTGAAGAAAAACGGCCATGCCGTCGACCCGGAAAAGTGGAACCCCTACGGGGGCGCCATCGCCTTCGGACACCCCAACGGCATGAGCGGCGGCCGCCTGAGCCTGGCGGTTCTCCATCACCTGCAGAGGACCGGCGGGCGCTACGGGCTGGCCACCCTCTGCATCGGCGGAGGCCAGGGAATCGCGACGATTTTCGAGCGGCTATAG
- a CDS encoding Zn-ribbon domain-containing OB-fold protein, protein MATKDKEWISIPMTVDVPYRFAAGGYLTKCLTELRDNGKIFAVECPKCKRVQLPPRVVCAECHVKNEKWVELPHEGTLMNFTIMYLPLTDPTTGKPHEPPFVYGSVRLDGATSVLDHMVEVEPDMDKVWVGMRCRLVLRPKEERIGDLSDIRYIEPLPGQKKPQPKSR, encoded by the coding sequence ATGGCGACAAAAGACAAAGAATGGATCTCCATCCCCATGACGGTGGATGTGCCATACCGATTCGCGGCGGGGGGGTACCTGACCAAGTGCCTGACGGAGCTCCGGGACAATGGAAAGATTTTCGCAGTCGAGTGCCCGAAGTGCAAGCGGGTTCAGCTGCCGCCGCGGGTCGTCTGCGCGGAATGCCACGTGAAAAATGAAAAGTGGGTCGAGCTGCCCCACGAGGGGACCCTGATGAACTTCACCATCATGTACCTTCCCCTGACGGACCCCACCACCGGCAAGCCCCATGAGCCTCCCTTCGTCTACGGCTCCGTCCGGCTGGACGGCGCCACGTCGGTCCTGGACCACATGGTGGAGGTCGAGCCCGACATGGACAAGGTCTGGGTGGGCATGCGCTGCCGGCTGGTCCTCCGCCCAAAGGAAGAGCGGATCGGTGACCTGAGCGACATCCGCTACATCGAGCCCCTGCCGGGGCAGAAGAAGCCCCAACCGAAATCGCGATGA
- a CDS encoding Zn-ribbon domain-containing OB-fold protein — protein sequence MENKTEYKPFEVDQHLTAHGNYWAGKAGSRFFTSLRDRKKLLGSPCKACNKVFWPPRSVCTFCFGELKDMVEIGPLGTVETFTLVTYAEPIQPRTAPFIYAVIRLDGADTGMAHFLDEVEFGNVHIGMRVQPVFAKDRKGNILDIQYFKPL from the coding sequence ATGGAAAACAAGACGGAATACAAACCCTTCGAAGTGGACCAGCACCTGACGGCCCATGGAAACTACTGGGCAGGCAAGGCGGGGAGCCGTTTTTTCACATCCCTCCGGGACCGGAAAAAGCTTCTCGGGTCGCCCTGCAAGGCCTGCAACAAGGTCTTCTGGCCCCCCCGGTCCGTGTGCACGTTCTGCTTCGGCGAGTTGAAGGACATGGTCGAGATCGGCCCCCTGGGGACCGTGGAGACCTTCACCCTCGTGACCTACGCCGAGCCGATCCAGCCGCGGACGGCGCCGTTCATCTATGCGGTCATCCGGCTCGACGGCGCCGACACGGGCATGGCTCATTTCCTCGACGAGGTCGAGTTCGGCAATGTCCACATCGGCATGCGGGTTCAGCCCGTGTTCGCGAAAGACCGCAAGGGGAACATCCTCGACATTCAATACTTCAAACCCCTCTGA